One window from the genome of Cryptomeria japonica chromosome 6, Sugi_1.0, whole genome shotgun sequence encodes:
- the LOC131048174 gene encoding putative UDP-rhamnose:rhamnosyltransferase 1 — translation MPMENVEKKLQVLMFPWLAKGHILPFVELAKRLAHHGVKIIFLSTPSNISWISPLLLQETELLQIDLMELPLPIVEGLPEGAESTAEVPVEMHDALKIALDKLEKPFEDLLKRLSPDYVIYDFSQYWAATVAAKIDIPAGLFYILNAAFCSYALLPSRCNDDDTTVADLTAPPPGYPSSVIAWQPFEARYILGAYNGPSGEILQIHRCLRSMQGSAFIAIRSAFPIEGKFIRFLEAATGKAVVPVGLLAPEIPHGKKLSEQESFCLTWLDKQNPSSVLYVSFGSECFLSKEQICAMALGIEATGLPFLWVLRFPRFSDCNTQNFFDEKSKVSALLPEGFESRTRERGVVYTAWAPQLHILAHPSVGGFLSHSGWSSVVEAVKFGVKLVLLPLNGDQGINARLAAGELEVGVEVERQEDGSFTDEQIRTAVLKVMNDQDQARELKSKMSEMKRKTFGEGGSEEMCIQEFIEHIRLCKATN, via the coding sequence ATGCCAATGGAGAACGTAGAGAAGAAATTGCAAGTGCTTATGTTCCCCTGGCTCGCGAAAGGCCACATCTTGCCCTTCGTAGAGCTCGCCAAAAGGCTCGCCCATCATGGTgtcaaaatcatttttctttccacCCCATCTAATATTTCCTGGATCAGCCCACTGCTCTTGCAGGAGACAGAGTTGTTACAGATCGATCTTATGGAGTTACCGCTGCCCATTGTGGAGGGTCTGCCGGAGGGCGCAGAGAGCACTGCCGAAGTCCCCGTAGAAATGCACGACGCACTGAAGATTGCTCTGGACAAATTGGAGAAGCCTTTCGAAGACCTCCTCAAAAGGCTTTCACCTGATTATGTAATCTACGATTTTTCACAGTACTGGGCTGCTACTGTCGCCGCCAAGATCGACATACCGGCAGGGCTGTTCTATATTTTAAACGCCGCCTTCTGCAGCTACGCGCTTCTACCCAGCAGATGCAATGACGACGACACGACCGTGGCGGATCTGACGGCGCCGCCACCGGGATACCCATCTTCCGTCATCGCTTGGCAGCCCTTCGAAGCGCGATACATTTTGGGGGCCTACAATGGCCCGAGTGGAGAAATCCTACAGATCCACCGATGTCTGAGATCAATGCAAGGATCTGCCTTTATAGCCATCAGATCTGCTTTTCCTATAGAAGGCAAGTTTATACGATTTCTGGAGGCGGCCACGGGTAAGGCGGTGGTTCCGGTGGGTCTTTTGGCGCCTGAAATTCCCCATGGTAAGAAGCTTTCTGAGCAAGAGTCCTTCTGCCTCACATGGCTGGATAAGCAGAACCCATCTTCTGTGCTCTATGTTTCTTTTGGCAGTGAGTGTTTTTTATCCAAAGAACAGATTTGTGCCATGGCGCTTGGTATAGAGGCTACCGGGCTACCCTTTCTATGGGTTCTGCGCTTCCCTCGGTTTTCCGACTGCAACACCCAAAACTTTTTCGACGAGAAGAGCAAGGTGTCTGCGTTATTGCCCGAGGGCTTCGAATCTCGGACACGGGAGAGAGGAGTTGTCTACACAGCGTGGGCTCCGCAGCTTCATATTCTGGCTCATCCTTCAGTTGGGGGATTTCTGAGTCATTCCGGGTGGAGTTCTGTGGTGGAGGCAGTTAAATTCGGGGTGAAGCTGGTGCTGTTACCTTTGAATGGCGACCAAGGAATCAACGCCAGGCTTGCGGCCGGTGAACTGGAGGTGGGCGTGGAGGTCGAAAGGCAAGAGGATGGGAGTTTCACAGACGAGCAGATTCGAACTGCCGTTCTCAAGGTGATGAATGATCAAGACCAGGCAAGGGAATTAAAGTCGAAAATGAGTGAGATGAAAAGGAAGACATTCGGCGAAGGTGGAAGTGAAGAGATGTGTATTCAGGAGTTCATTGAACACATCCGTTTGTGTAAAGCAACAAACTGA